One Nitrospira sp. genomic region harbors:
- a CDS encoding gamma carbonic anhydrase family protein — translation MIRTFQGIKPTVPQSCFIEDTAVVIGDVVMGEECSAWFHAVIRGDVNYIRIGNRTNVQDLCMLHVTHDTHPLIIGDDVTIGHNVVLHGCTIQNRVLVGMGAIIMDGAVIGEDSVVGAGALVTEGTIVPPKSLILGSPAKVKRPVTEQELAWIRESAQNYIRYSRQYLSGPDKPRPGFWV, via the coding sequence ATGATCCGGACCTTCCAAGGCATCAAGCCCACCGTTCCGCAATCCTGCTTCATCGAAGACACGGCAGTCGTGATCGGCGACGTCGTGATGGGCGAGGAGTGCAGTGCCTGGTTCCATGCCGTTATCCGCGGGGATGTGAATTACATTCGTATCGGGAACCGGACCAACGTGCAGGACCTCTGCATGTTGCATGTGACACATGACACCCATCCCCTCATCATCGGCGACGACGTCACCATCGGTCACAACGTCGTGCTACACGGCTGCACTATTCAGAACCGGGTGCTGGTCGGAATGGGCGCCATCATCATGGACGGCGCGGTGATCGGGGAAGACTCCGTCGTCGGCGCAGGAGCGCTCGTGACAGAAGGCACCATCGTTCCACCCAAGAGCCTCATCCTGGGATCACCGGCTAAGGTCAAACGTCCGGTGACCGAGCAGGAGCTCGCCTGGATACGGGAATCGGCACAGAACTATATCCGATATTCCCGCCAGTACCTCTCAGGACCGGATAAACCACGCCCGGGGTTTTGGGTTTAG
- a CDS encoding tyrosine recombinase XerC → MDRAVRDFLDVLLVQDGASPQTVRAYASDLAQFQAFAGTVLNARGVLPLESVNSALIREFLAARDRQGDKKTSLARKVACLRSFFRYLVRVGRLQVNPAEEVHAPKLPKPLPQVLTKDDAAALMEFPDGPQPDMLRDRAILETLYATGARVSELVGMNCEDLSRSEGVVRVRGKGQKERIIPISRLALEAIEAYHAQVGAASPASLRRASDTGAVFRNRRGGRLTTRTVARIVAKYSQQLVGGAIHPHTLRHSFATHLLDEGADLRAIQEMLGHVSLSTTQKYTHLATDQLLALYDRTHPRANTAGEAGAANKQKGSR, encoded by the coding sequence ATGGATCGCGCAGTCCGGGATTTCCTAGACGTCCTGCTGGTGCAGGACGGCGCATCTCCTCAGACCGTTCGTGCGTATGCTTCCGATCTGGCTCAGTTTCAGGCCTTTGCCGGCACGGTATTGAATGCTCGTGGTGTGTTGCCACTTGAGTCGGTCAATTCGGCGTTAATTCGTGAGTTTCTCGCCGCCCGAGATCGCCAGGGGGACAAAAAAACCTCCTTGGCGAGAAAAGTGGCCTGCCTGCGCAGTTTCTTTCGCTATCTGGTGCGTGTCGGTCGTCTGCAGGTGAATCCGGCAGAGGAGGTGCACGCGCCGAAACTTCCCAAACCACTTCCTCAGGTTCTGACGAAGGATGATGCCGCTGCTCTGATGGAGTTTCCTGACGGGCCGCAGCCGGACATGTTGCGGGATCGTGCCATTCTCGAAACTCTCTATGCGACCGGTGCGCGCGTCAGTGAGTTGGTCGGGATGAATTGTGAAGATCTCTCTCGAAGTGAAGGTGTCGTGCGTGTTCGCGGCAAGGGACAAAAGGAACGCATCATCCCTATTAGCCGCCTCGCCCTTGAGGCCATCGAGGCGTACCATGCGCAAGTTGGCGCTGCGTCTCCCGCGTCCCTCAGGCGTGCTTCTGATACAGGGGCCGTCTTTCGCAATCGTCGCGGAGGTCGTTTGACCACCAGAACGGTTGCGCGCATTGTGGCCAAGTATTCCCAGCAGCTTGTCGGAGGGGCGATTCATCCGCACACGCTACGACACTCATTTGCCACGCATTTGCTTGATGAAGGGGCTGATCTCCGCGCGATTCAGGAAATGTTGGGGCACGTCTCGCTGAGTACGACACAGAAATATACCCATCTTGCGACGGACCAGCTACTCGCGTTATACGATCGCACGCACCCCCGTGCCAACACTGCCGGGGAAGCGGGAGCGGCGAACAAGCAGAAGGGCTCGCGATGA
- the hslU gene encoding ATP-dependent protease ATPase subunit HslU, with the protein MTTESTSRTLNVNSLTPRQIVEALDRYVIGQQDAKRMVAIALRNRWRRQQLAPELRDEVMPKNIIMIGPTGVGKTEIARRLAKLAEAPFIKVEASKFTEVGYVGRDVESIIRDLTEQAISLVKTKHLEDVQGKASRLGEERLLDLLLPGAPSRSTSAGFDHAGSRAEAAESTESPDATRSKLRLQLREGKLDQRSVEVEVKERALPLGVISNAGGMEDLEGNLRDMLGGMFQGKKKKRVMKVPDALKHLTQEEAQKLIDMDEVVREAITKVEQTGIVFLDEIDKIAGRERAMGPDVSREGVQRDLLPIVEGSTVSTKHGAVQTDHILFIAAGAFHVAKPSDLIPELQGRFPIRVELAPLTKEDFVRILTEPRGALVRQYHALMATEGLTVEFTEDGLAEIAATAVQVNERTENIGARRLFTIMERLLEQVSFEGSELPQKTVVVDAAYVQERLLNIVKDQDLSRYIL; encoded by the coding sequence ATGACGACCGAATCGACTTCACGCACCCTCAATGTGAATAGTCTCACGCCCCGGCAGATCGTCGAGGCGCTGGATCGCTATGTGATCGGCCAGCAGGATGCCAAGCGCATGGTCGCGATTGCCCTGCGCAACCGGTGGCGTCGTCAACAACTGGCTCCAGAGTTGCGTGATGAAGTCATGCCGAAGAACATCATTATGATCGGCCCCACCGGTGTCGGTAAAACTGAAATCGCCAGGCGGTTGGCGAAACTCGCGGAAGCGCCATTTATCAAAGTGGAAGCCTCAAAGTTTACCGAGGTCGGCTACGTCGGCCGGGACGTCGAATCCATCATTCGGGATCTCACCGAACAAGCGATCAGTTTGGTGAAGACGAAACATTTGGAAGATGTGCAAGGGAAGGCCTCGCGGCTCGGGGAAGAGCGGCTGCTCGACTTGCTGCTTCCCGGCGCGCCGTCCCGTTCGACTTCGGCAGGATTCGACCATGCCGGCTCGCGCGCCGAAGCTGCGGAGTCAACGGAATCGCCGGACGCCACGCGCTCGAAGCTGCGCTTGCAATTGCGCGAGGGCAAGCTGGATCAGCGGTCCGTCGAAGTTGAGGTCAAGGAACGGGCATTGCCGCTCGGGGTGATCTCGAATGCGGGCGGGATGGAAGATCTCGAAGGGAACCTCCGCGACATGCTGGGCGGCATGTTCCAGGGCAAGAAAAAGAAACGGGTGATGAAGGTTCCCGATGCCCTGAAGCACCTGACTCAGGAGGAAGCGCAGAAACTGATCGATATGGACGAGGTGGTGCGGGAGGCCATCACCAAAGTGGAGCAGACCGGGATCGTCTTTCTGGACGAGATCGACAAGATCGCCGGTCGTGAGCGCGCAATGGGCCCGGATGTGTCTCGTGAAGGGGTACAACGCGATCTCTTGCCGATTGTGGAAGGATCGACTGTCAGCACGAAACACGGGGCCGTGCAGACCGACCATATCCTCTTCATTGCCGCGGGAGCCTTCCATGTGGCCAAACCATCGGATTTGATTCCCGAGCTGCAGGGCCGGTTTCCCATACGTGTCGAATTGGCGCCGCTCACCAAAGAAGACTTTGTGCGTATCCTGACTGAACCGCGAGGAGCGTTGGTGCGCCAGTATCATGCGCTGATGGCGACGGAAGGGCTCACGGTGGAGTTTACCGAAGATGGCTTGGCGGAAATTGCGGCTACGGCGGTGCAGGTCAACGAACGTACAGAAAACATCGGCGCCCGGCGTCTGTTTACGATCATGGAGCGGCTGCTCGAACAGGTCTCGTTCGAAGGGTCGGAATTGCCGCAGAAGACGGTGGTCGTGGATGCCGCGTATGTACAGGAACGGTTGCTGAACATTGTGAAGGATCAGGACCTGAGCCGCTATATTTTGTAG
- the hslV gene encoding ATP-dependent protease subunit HslV encodes MKIRSTTVLCVRRGNQVTMGCDGQVTVGTTVMKHNARKMRRMHNDTVLSGFAGATADAFTLFEKFEAKLAEYRGNLTRAAVELAKDWRTDRVLRRLEALLAVADLDHSFIISGTGDVVEPEDGILAIGSGGPYALASARALLAHSELAAEQIVRESLMIAGGIDIYTNQQIVIESLTR; translated from the coding sequence ATGAAGATTCGATCGACGACCGTTTTATGTGTGAGACGGGGCAATCAGGTGACGATGGGATGTGACGGACAAGTCACCGTCGGCACCACCGTCATGAAGCATAACGCCAGGAAAATGCGCCGTATGCATAACGATACGGTGTTGTCCGGTTTCGCCGGTGCCACGGCCGATGCCTTTACGCTGTTTGAGAAGTTTGAAGCCAAACTGGCTGAATATCGCGGGAACCTCACCAGGGCCGCTGTCGAATTAGCGAAAGACTGGCGAACCGATCGGGTCTTGCGGCGTTTGGAAGCATTGCTGGCGGTGGCCGATCTCGATCACTCTTTTATTATTTCCGGCACCGGCGATGTGGTGGAGCCGGAGGACGGCATTTTGGCGATCGGTTCCGGCGGACCCTATGCCTTGGCTTCCGCACGTGCCCTGCTGGCGCATTCCGAACTGGCCGCCGAACAGATTGTTCGGGAATCGCTGATGATCGCCGGCGGAATCGACATTTATACCAACCAACAGATTGTGATCGAATCGCTCACGCGTTAG
- the rimO gene encoding 30S ribosomal protein S12 methylthiotransferase RimO, with the protein MAPSLITPSRAKRKKPTIGFVNLGCSKNQVDSEVMLGTLVAGGFQLTGDARAAEVVIINTCGFIEEAKQESINSIIEHGRLKKSGSCRVLIAAGCLAQRYQGELLKELPELDGVVGTGEFGRIADICRSLLAPKARQQRLWLGQPPYLYDADTPRVRLGTPHSAYLKIAEGCNRNCAFCAIPIMRGKQRSRPIESIVAEAKRLAKEGVKELNLISQDTINYGVDLGLKQGLTTLLRELVTVDDVRWIRPFYLYPQQVTDELLDLYAGEARITKYLDMPLQHISDGMLKRMHRLGDRKHLTTLVERIRAKIPGVFFRTAFIVGFPGETDAHFEELKQFVLDMEFDRVAVFLYSDEEGTSAVNLDRKVDQAVMEERRNELLALQESISESKNRDYLGRTIDVLVDGVSEESDRLLEARHQGLAPEIDGVVYCERGVAKPGDFISVTVTDVAGYDLIAQPVGQADKPHTSSASPALLMPKKTGAGYR; encoded by the coding sequence ATGGCTCCATCATTGATTACTCCCTCACGGGCGAAACGTAAGAAACCCACCATCGGCTTCGTGAATCTGGGTTGCTCAAAAAACCAGGTGGATTCCGAAGTCATGCTCGGCACCTTAGTGGCCGGCGGGTTCCAGCTGACCGGCGATGCGCGTGCCGCCGAAGTGGTCATCATCAATACCTGCGGCTTTATTGAAGAGGCCAAGCAGGAATCGATCAATAGCATCATCGAACATGGCCGTCTCAAGAAGTCCGGCTCTTGTCGCGTTTTGATCGCGGCCGGCTGTTTGGCTCAGCGTTATCAGGGCGAGCTGCTGAAGGAACTCCCTGAGTTGGATGGTGTGGTCGGAACCGGTGAATTCGGACGCATCGCAGACATCTGTCGCAGCCTGTTGGCTCCAAAGGCCCGCCAGCAACGTCTCTGGCTCGGGCAGCCGCCCTATCTTTATGATGCCGACACGCCGCGCGTCCGTTTAGGCACGCCGCACAGCGCCTACTTAAAAATCGCCGAAGGCTGTAACCGCAATTGTGCCTTCTGTGCGATTCCGATCATGCGCGGCAAGCAACGCAGCCGCCCGATCGAATCGATCGTGGCAGAGGCGAAGCGCTTGGCCAAAGAAGGGGTGAAGGAGCTGAACCTCATTTCCCAGGACACCATCAACTACGGGGTGGACCTTGGACTCAAACAGGGACTTACAACCCTGTTGCGTGAGTTGGTCACCGTGGACGATGTGCGATGGATCCGGCCCTTCTATCTGTATCCGCAGCAGGTCACGGACGAGTTGCTGGATCTGTATGCCGGTGAGGCGCGCATCACCAAGTATCTCGACATGCCGCTCCAACACATCAGCGACGGGATGCTCAAACGCATGCATCGCCTGGGAGACCGTAAGCATCTCACGACACTGGTGGAACGCATTCGAGCCAAAATTCCCGGCGTCTTTTTTCGAACCGCCTTTATCGTCGGGTTTCCCGGTGAGACCGATGCGCACTTTGAAGAATTGAAGCAGTTCGTGCTCGATATGGAATTCGATCGCGTGGCGGTCTTCCTCTATTCTGACGAGGAAGGCACGTCGGCCGTGAATCTCGATCGCAAAGTCGACCAGGCGGTGATGGAAGAACGCCGCAATGAGCTGCTGGCTCTGCAGGAGTCAATATCAGAATCCAAAAACCGTGACTACCTCGGCCGCACCATCGACGTGTTGGTGGATGGGGTGTCTGAGGAATCGGATCGGCTGCTGGAAGCCAGGCATCAGGGTTTGGCGCCTGAGATCGACGGCGTGGTGTATTGTGAACGCGGGGTTGCCAAGCCGGGTGACTTCATTTCGGTTACGGTGACAGATGTCGCCGGATACGATCTGATTGCCCAGCCTGTCGGCCAGGCCGACAAGCCCCACACGTCTTCCGCTTCTCCCGCGTTGCTCATGCCCAAAAAGACCGGAGCGGGTTACCGGTAA
- the argB gene encoding acetylglutamate kinase, translating into MNKLIKKADVLIEALPYIRTFKGKTVVIKYGGHAMTDASLKARFAQNVVLLKYVGLNPVVVHGGGPQIDQMLDRLGMEAKFKHGVRVTDAATMEIVEMVLAGRINMEIVDLLNRHGGQAVGLSGKDGGLMLTKPLTAKAWAESIEKDIDVEDRDADFGFVGDVKSIDPTLLLKLQEDHYIPVIAPIGTDREGNTYNINADLVAGAIAAALKAEKLVMLTDVKGIRDANGRHLSTVSRKDVQRMVKRGTISEGMLPKVHACLDALAGGVGKAHIVDGRVPHAILLEIFTHKGIGTEIVS; encoded by the coding sequence ATGAACAAACTGATTAAGAAAGCCGACGTGCTGATCGAGGCGCTGCCCTATATCCGGACGTTCAAGGGAAAAACTGTGGTCATCAAGTACGGGGGGCATGCGATGACCGATGCCTCGCTCAAAGCGCGGTTCGCACAGAATGTCGTGTTGCTGAAGTACGTCGGCTTGAACCCCGTGGTCGTGCATGGCGGCGGTCCACAAATTGATCAGATGCTGGATCGATTGGGGATGGAAGCGAAGTTTAAGCATGGCGTGCGGGTGACGGATGCGGCGACCATGGAAATTGTGGAGATGGTCCTCGCGGGCCGGATCAACATGGAAATCGTCGATCTACTCAATCGACACGGGGGCCAGGCGGTCGGACTGAGCGGCAAAGACGGCGGCTTGATGTTGACCAAGCCCTTGACGGCCAAGGCCTGGGCGGAAAGCATCGAAAAGGATATCGACGTCGAAGACCGCGACGCGGATTTCGGGTTTGTCGGAGACGTGAAGTCGATTGATCCCACATTGCTGCTGAAGCTTCAGGAAGATCATTACATTCCGGTCATCGCGCCCATCGGCACGGATCGGGAGGGCAATACGTACAACATCAATGCCGACCTGGTTGCTGGGGCGATCGCGGCGGCGTTGAAGGCGGAAAAACTGGTGATGTTGACCGATGTAAAGGGCATCCGGGATGCCAATGGCCGTCATCTCTCCACGGTCTCCCGCAAGGATGTGCAACGCATGGTGAAGCGCGGCACCATTAGCGAAGGCATGTTGCCGAAGGTGCATGCCTGTTTGGATGCCTTGGCCGGCGGCGTCGGAAAAGCGCATATCGTGGACGGCCGCGTGCCTCATGCCATTCTGCTGGAGATTTTTACTCACAAGGGTATCGGAACCGAGATCGTCTCGTAG
- a CDS encoding PDZ domain-containing protein gives KATVKVLRDGHEQELSVTLAELPDTQQVAKAEIESPDQPLAGLAVQELDRETAQELGLKGKIQGVVVTNVDPESEAERAGLMPGDIIREINRKPVTSMKEFDRAASSLKKGQTVLVLINRRGASLYLSAKI, from the coding sequence CAAAGCCACGGTGAAAGTGTTGCGGGATGGCCATGAACAAGAACTATCCGTCACGCTGGCCGAACTGCCGGATACCCAGCAGGTAGCCAAGGCGGAGATCGAATCCCCGGACCAGCCATTGGCGGGTCTCGCGGTGCAGGAGCTTGATCGGGAAACGGCTCAGGAACTGGGGCTCAAGGGAAAGATTCAGGGAGTCGTGGTCACCAATGTCGACCCGGAAAGCGAGGCGGAACGGGCCGGTTTGATGCCCGGTGACATCATCCGAGAAATTAACCGCAAGCCGGTGACATCCATGAAGGAGTTCGATCGGGCCGCATCCAGTCTCAAGAAAGGGCAAACCGTGCTGGTCTTGATCAACCGGCGCGGTGCATCCCTCTATCTGAGCGCGAAGATCTAA